GGTGAATATCGCAGAGGTCGCGGAACTGCCAGATCATCTCGGCGCGTTGCTGGCCGGGGCCGATCGGGTCATACAGCGCCACGAGGCTGCGGCCACGGCGTGCGTACATCAGGAACGCTTCGTCGTTCTGGTGAAACAGCAACGCCTTGTCACCGGTCAGCGCGAGGCCACCGTCGGGTTGTGACGAGGCCATCAGGATCTTTGCCGCGCGATCGAGTTCGTCGGGCGTCGGCAAATGAATGACCGGGCGTGCGGTGCGCAGCAGCCAGGTCAGCGCGATCACCAGCAACAGCACAGCAGCGCCGAGCAGCGAACGCAGGCCACGCGGTGCGTCAGCATCAAGGGTGAACTGCCACCACAGTTGGTGGCTGTAGGGCACGTCTTGATAGGCGAACAGTAGCAGCCACGTCGATGCACCGAGGACGCACAGGCTGGCCACCAGATACAAAGGCGAGAAGGGCAGTTCGGTCAGACGACTCGGGCGATAGAACGAACGGCGGAACACGCCGAGCAGCGCAGCCGTCAGGGTCATCAGCGTCGCTTCTTCCCAGTCGAAGCCTTTAAGCAGCGAGAGCAGGGCGCCGACCAGCAGCAGAATGGTGGTCAGCATCCACGCCGCCGACAGGCGACGACGCAGGCCTTGAGCGAGCATCAGGCAGAGCACGCCGATCAGGCTGGCGCCGAAGTGCGAAGCGTCGACCAGACGATGCGGGATCAGAAAGCCGATGTGCTCCAGACGCGTGTCGATCTCGGGAGTAGCGCCGGAAAACAGCAGCACCACACCGGACAGGAACACCAGCACCGCCAGAATCGGCGCGGCCAGACCAGACGCTGCGCGCATGGTCTGGGTTTGAAACAGGCGCTGACCTTCGTTGATCAGCAGGAATACGCAGGCGACCAGCAGTGGCAGCACTACGTAGATCAGGCGATACAGCAGCAGCGCCGCGGCCAGTGGTGCGGCACCGAGTTTGTCGGCGAAGGCGGCCAGCAGAATCGCTTCGAACACACCGACGCCACCGGGTACATGGCTGAGCACGCCAGCCGCCAATGCCAACAGGTACACCAGCAGGAACGCACCAAACGGTGGCGCTTCCGGCAGCAATAGATAGAGAACGGTGGCGGCAGCCGCAACGTCGAGGGCGGTAATGATCAGTTGCAGGAACGTCAGGCGTCGCCCAGGCAAACGCAGCGTGCGGCGACCAACCCTGACCAGCAGGTTGTCGCGCAACGGTTGTTCCGGCAGGCGCCGACGGTAGATGCCAATAGCCAGTACTGCGCCCAGCGCCAGCACTACAGCGGCAACTGTGCCGAGCAGACCTTCGGATAATCCCAGCGCCTGCGAGGCAGCAGGCAGGTCGCTCAGCGTTGCCAGTGCCGCCAGCGGCGGCAAGGCGCAGCCCAGCGACAGACTGGCGAACAAGGTCATGTGCGCGACTTCCGACGCCCCCAGACCCAGTCGTGCATATAAGCGGTAGCGAACCGAGCCACCGGACAGCAACGACAGACCGATCGCATTGCCAATCGCAAACGCGGTGAATCCGCCCAGCGCCAATGTGCGCGGTGGCAGGGTCACGCCGGCATAGCGGCTGGCCGACCATTCGTAGCCCAAGAGAATAATGAAGCCGACCACGGTCGCGCCGAACGCACCGAGCAGGGCGGGTTTCGGCACGTCGAGAATCGAGTCGTGCAGTGCATCGAGATCGAGTTCGGCGAGCAGATGACGACAGGCAATCAGCGCAATGGCGAACAACAGCAAAGTCACCGCCAGACCAATCGGTTGTCGGTATTTGCTCAACCGATCCAGCAAGCGCAAACGCTCGGGTTTGATCGGATGTTCCGCTGTGACGGTGTCTTGTGGATCAGACGAGTTGGCGCGCATCAATCACCTCTTGGATTGTGCGCGACAGGATGGAGGTATCCAGCCAAGTTACCAATCCCTGTAGAAAAAAATAATCACAAAATACTACGCCTCTCACCGGGTATCGGCGAGGGCAGTTCCTGGATTGCAGACGTCTTGCCTGCGACTCAAGCATAGTCGCAAGTGAGTACTTCTGAAGATCCCAAGCGTTCACTGCACAGTGACAGATCATTGTTGCGAAAGGACTTTTTCAACAGATACAAAAAAGGCCACTCTTTCGAGTAGCCTTTTTTGATGTTTGGTTGCGGGAGCCGGATTTGAACCGACGACCTTCGGGTTATGAGCCCGACGAGCTACCAGACTGCTCCATCCCGCGTCTGTGTGGCGGCATTCTACAGACGAACGACGGGGTGTCAACCGCTAATCCCGGAAAGGGTCAAATAAGTGTGAAATAGCGTCAAACGGTCGCAGGTAGCGCGTTAAGCTTCGGAAATGCAAAGAATTCCTGTTTGGCGATTGCTTCTCTATAAGAGGAGGAAATCGACAAAACAGACGCGCACAAAAAAGGCCACTCTTTCGAGTAGCCTTTTTTGATGTTTGGTTGCGGGAGCCGGATTTGAACCGACGACCTTCGGGTTATGAGCCCGACGAGCTACCAGACTGCTCCATCCCGCGTCTGTGTGTCGGCATTCTACAGAGGAACGCCGGGGTGTCAACCCGCAATCTGGATAAAATCTGTTGAGGTTCAATCGGTTAGCGCTTTTTCTCGGGTGTTTTTCGCGCTGCAGGGCAGGTGGAGCAAGGCTTTCAGCTCTATTGGAGGCCTCTCGTCGATTGATAAAATAAATTCAACGGACATTTCCTACCGCCTGGAAAGAACATTCATACCACTGGTGCTATATACAGGTGTCAGTGAGATACTGCCGATCCGGTTCGCCACGTTTCCTTTTCTGACATGACTCAGCGAAAAATCATCCACATTGACTGCGATTGCTTTTACGCCGCCATAGAGATGCGCGATGACCCGCGCCTGGCCGGCAAGCCGTTGGCGGTGGGTGGTTCGGCGGACCGACGCGGGGTGATTGCCACCTGCAACTATGAAGCGCGGGCCTATGGCGTGCGTTCGGCGATGGCGTCGGGGCATGCCTTGAAACTGTGCCCGGACCTGACCATCGTCAAGCCGCGTATGGAGGCGTATCGCGAGGCTTCGAGAGAGATTCATACGATTTTTGCCGATTACACCGACCTGATCGAGCCGTTGTCGCTGGATGAGGCTTATCTCGACGTATCCGATAGCGCGCATTTTGGCGGCAGTGCCACGCGCATCGCTCAGGACATCCGTCGGCGCGTCTCCAATCAATTGCACATCACCGTGTCTGCGGGTGTGGCGCCGAACAAGTTTCTGGCGAAAATCGCCAGCGACTGGAAAAAGCCCAACGGGCTGTTCGTTATTACCCCGGATCAGGTGGAGGATTTCGTCAGCGGTTTGCCGGTGAGCAAGTTGCACGGCGTCGGCAAGGTCACGGCCGATAAGCTGGGCAAGCTCGGCATCGTTGACTGCTCGCAGTTGCGCGAGTGGGACAAATTGGCGCTGGTGCGCGAATTTGGCAGTTTTGGCGAGCGACTGTGGAGTCTCGCCCGTGGGATCGATGACCGGTTGGTGCACAACGACAGTCGGCGTCAGTCAATCAGCGTGGAAAACACCTACGACGTTGATCTGCCGGATCTGCGCAGTTGCCTCGACAAACTGCCAGAGCTGCTGGAAACCCTGAAAAACCGTATGGCGCGGATCGACAGCAGTTATCGGCCGGGCAAGC
This region of Pseudomonas sp. R84 genomic DNA includes:
- the mprF gene encoding bifunctional lysylphosphatidylglycerol flippase/synthetase MprF, which encodes MRANSSDPQDTVTAEHPIKPERLRLLDRLSKYRQPIGLAVTLLLFAIALIACRHLLAELDLDALHDSILDVPKPALLGAFGATVVGFIILLGYEWSASRYAGVTLPPRTLALGGFTAFAIGNAIGLSLLSGGSVRYRLYARLGLGASEVAHMTLFASLSLGCALPPLAALATLSDLPAASQALGLSEGLLGTVAAVVLALGAVLAIGIYRRRLPEQPLRDNLLVRVGRRTLRLPGRRLTFLQLIITALDVAAAATVLYLLLPEAPPFGAFLLVYLLALAAGVLSHVPGGVGVFEAILLAAFADKLGAAPLAAALLLYRLIYVVLPLLVACVFLLINEGQRLFQTQTMRAASGLAAPILAVLVFLSGVVLLFSGATPEIDTRLEHIGFLIPHRLVDASHFGASLIGVLCLMLAQGLRRRLSAAWMLTTILLLVGALLSLLKGFDWEEATLMTLTAALLGVFRRSFYRPSRLTELPFSPLYLVASLCVLGASTWLLLFAYQDVPYSHQLWWQFTLDADAPRGLRSLLGAAVLLLVIALTWLLRTARPVIHLPTPDELDRAAKILMASSQPDGGLALTGDKALLFHQNDEAFLMYARRGRSLVALYDPIGPGQQRAEMIWQFRDLCDIHHARPVFYQVRAENLPYYMDIGLTAIKLGEEARVDLHRFDLEAKGKEMKDLRYTWNRGTRDGLSLEIHEPGQAPMDELKVISDAWLTGKNVREKGFSLGRFSDDYLKHFRIAVIRFEGRPVAFANLLETYSHDLASIDLMRAHPDAPKLTMEFMMVGLIQHYKSHGYARFSLGMVPLSGLQPRRGAPLTQRLGSMVFRRGEQLYNFQGLRRFKDKFQPDWEPRYMAVPAGLDPLVALADTAALIAGGLTGLVKR
- the dinB gene encoding DNA polymerase IV; the encoded protein is MTQRKIIHIDCDCFYAAIEMRDDPRLAGKPLAVGGSADRRGVIATCNYEARAYGVRSAMASGHALKLCPDLTIVKPRMEAYREASREIHTIFADYTDLIEPLSLDEAYLDVSDSAHFGGSATRIAQDIRRRVSNQLHITVSAGVAPNKFLAKIASDWKKPNGLFVITPDQVEDFVSGLPVSKLHGVGKVTADKLGKLGIVDCSQLREWDKLALVREFGSFGERLWSLARGIDDRLVHNDSRRQSISVENTYDVDLPDLRSCLDKLPELLETLKNRMARIDSSYRPGKPFVKVKFHDFTQTTLEQAGAGRDLGSYQLMLTQAFNRGGKPVRLLGVGVRLEDLRGGFEQMELFER